The Drechmeria coniospora strain ARSEF 6962 chromosome 02, whole genome shotgun sequence genome has a segment encoding these proteins:
- a CDS encoding serine palmitoyltransferase 1, producing the protein METHDSSSRKNSHDHDQGMSVSGLAISATPSSSARLHQSPSPQRTPSATSINKMAHRQSFAENLRNVPPSPRHRHSSFTQSAVQELLNHPSPSIKHTDPRFVGREWRDITVGELVSPEDVKWIEMNSSVEEATMMLLKSNTSVVLIREASTANTAISTFDYSDLIAYLLLVVGISRPGLDQVDMFNDIMAKVQHGKHITLKEIQPICRQEPLVDVASTNNLVHAIEILGSGIHRIMVTGPAGEVIGILSQLRMVDFFWNEGVNFPTIDHLYPTLLRDLGIGTQQIFSVNSDAPVSDALALMNDEGLTSIAVVDNGQNVVGNISSKDARHLTTTSSAPLLTGTCMHFISVILNEKGVERGRDTFPVFYVNPYSTLAHTVGKLVATRSHRMWVVESVSPSSSAPATPLLGPQSHVSSVAGANLPSQPPMPAASVPASAMAGARISGKLSGVVTDYGVQGRSLLGDAHFAPYLDRRTEAGPVGAPLSILAALPTVPPVEDFQLVHAHMELDAFQARLGEILQQTWINFQKVPGSAVLVRYIQSSYQNDPVRSAIELVLVLFFIRYLLSPSYSTHKQNFVSLREDEIDELIDDWVPEPLVAEQTALEEAEAERLPIISGPTGPKVKLSNGRTVTNLASYNFYNFNSNEQIREKAIQTLRTYGVGPCGPPQFYGTQDVHVKAEADIASYLGTEGCIIYAQSFSTVSSVIPAFCKRGDVIIADKAVNYSIRKGLQASRSNIKWYDHGSMADLERVMQSVVKEQAKAGRLTRRFIVTEGLFETSGDSTHLPTLVELKERYKFRIILDETSSFGVLGRTGRGLTEAQNVDPQQVDMIVGSLAGPLCAGGGFCAGNKDVVEHQRITSSAYTYSAALPAMLAMTASETVHLLQSNPDILTQCRDNIKAMKAQLDPRSDWVMCTSDSENPVMLLVLKPDVIKSRMLSVDDQERLLMECVDESLANGVMITRLKTRPYAHAIAAKDGGWHAQPALKVCIASALSRKDIEKAGVSIRHAITKVMTRKASIKPA; encoded by the exons ATGGAAACACATGATAGCAGTAGCCGAAAGAATAGCCATGATCATGATCAAGGGATGAGTGTGTCCGGCCTCGCTATTTCCGCCACACCCTCCTCTTCGGCTCGCCTCCACCAGTCTCCTTCGCCACAGCGAACACCTTCGGCGACCAGCATCAATAAAATGGCCCATCGACAAAGTTTTGCCGAGAACCTGCGCAATGTCCCCCCGTCCCCCCGCCATCGGCATTCCTCCTTCACCCAGTCTGCAGTCCAGGAACTACTAAACCACCCTTCCCCCAGTATTAAGCATACTGACCCTAGATTTGTTGGTCGAGAATGGCGTGATATTACCGTTGGAGAATTAGTCTCCCCCGAAGACGTCAAGTGGATCGAAATGAACAgcagcgtcgaggaagccACAATG ATGCTGCTTAAGAGCAACACGAGCGTTGTCCTTATCCGGGAAGCTTCCACTGCCAACACAGCCATATCTACATTTGACTACAGTGATTTGATCGCGTACCTTCTTCTCGTTGTTGGCATATCTCGACCCGGGCTTGACCAAGTCGACATGTTCAATGACATCATGGCCAAGGTCCAACATGGAAAGCATATAACACTCAAGGAGATACAACCCATCTGCAGACAAGAGCCGCTCGTCGATGTAGCGTCAACAAACAATCTGGTGCATGCCATCGAGATTCTAGGCAGCGGCATACATCGAATCATGGTCACAGGTCCCGCAGGAGAAGTGATTGGCATCTTAAGTCAGTTGCGGATGGTTGATTTTTTCTGGAATGAAGGTGTCAACTTTCCAACTATTGATCACCTCTACCCAACCTTGTTGCGTGATCTCGGTATTGGAACGCAACAGATATTCTCCGTCAA CTCCGATGCGCCCGTTTCAGATGCCTTGGCGCTCATGAATGATGAGGGCCTCACaagcatcgccgtcgtcgataATGGCCAAAATGTGGTCGGCAACATCTCTTCTAAGGATGCACGACATCTCACAACCACATCGAGCGCTCCCTTGCTCACAGGTACCTGCATGCACTTCATCTCCGTCATTTTGAACGAGAAAGGTGTGGAAAGAGGGCGGGATACATTCCCCGTTTTCTACGTCAACCCATACTCGACCCTCGCACATACTGTTGGAAAGCTAGTTGCAACCAGGTCTCACCGCATGTGGGTTGTGGAATCGGTTTCCCCGTCATCATCCGCTCCAGCGACACCTCTGCTAGGCCCACAAAGCCATGTCAGCAGCGTTGCGGGTGCGAACCTGCCATCACAACCACCAATGCCAGCTGCATCGGTCCCTGCCTCCGCAATGGCGGGAGCGCGCATCTCCGGCAAGCTGAGCGGCGTGGT tacggattacggagtaca GGGCCGCTCGCTCCTTGGAGACGCTCATTTCGCACCATATCTGGACAGGCGGACGGAAGCCGGTCCTGTAGGCGCTCCCCTTTCAATTCTTGCGGCATTGCCAACGGTCCCCCCTGTCGAAGATTTTCaactcgtacatgcacatatgGAACTCGACGCGTTTCAAGCCCGGCTGGGTGAAATTCTTCAGCAAACATGGATCAATTTCCAAAAGGTCCCTGGGTCGGCTGTGCTCGTGCGATACATCCAGTCCAGTTACCAGAATGATCCTGTCCGGTCGGCAATTGAACTCGTTCTTGTCCTCTTCTTCATCCGCTACCTTCTCTCGCCCTCTTACTCAACTCATAAGCAGAACTTCGTATCGTTGAGGGAAGAC GAGATTGATGAGTTGATTGACGACTGGGTTCCTGAACCACTTGTTGCGGAACAGACCGCCCTCGAGGAAGCAGAAGCCGAAAGGCTTCCTATCATTTCTGG TCCGACGGGACCGAAAGTAAAACTCTCCAACGGCCGTACCGTCACGAACCTCGCGTCATACAACTTCTACAATTTCAACTCCAACGAACAGATTAGGGAAAAGGCTATACAAACCCTGCGCACCTACGGTGTTGGTCCCTGTGGTCCGCCGCAGTTCTATGGTACGCAGGATGTGCacgtcaaggccgaggcaGACATTGCCAGCTATCTGGGCACGGAGGGCTGTATCATCTACGCCCAGTCGTTCTCAACCGTTTCCAGCGTGATCCCCGCCTTTTGCAAACGTGGCGATGTCATCATTGCGGACAAGGCTGTCAATTATTCGATCCGGAAAGGGCTGCAGGCTTCGAGAAGTAATATCAAGTGGTACGATCACGGCAGTATGGCCGATTTGGAGAGGGTTATGCAGTCGGTTGTTAAGGAGCAAGCCAAGGCTGGAAGACTGACCCGAAGGTTCATCGTCACCGAAGGCTTGTTTGAGACGTCGGGCGACTCGACTCATCTTCCCACGCTCGTTGAGCTGAAGGAGCGGTACAAGTTTCgcatcatcctcgacgagacgtCGTCGTTTGGCGTTCTCGGCCGGACAGGCCGCGGTCTTACCGAAGCGCAGAACGTGGACCCTCAGCAGGTTGACATGATCGTTGGTTCCTTGGCCGGCCCATTATGCGCTGGCGGTGGCTTCTGTGCCGGCAACAAGGATGTAGTTGAGCACCAGCGCATCACCTCATCAGCTTACACCTACTCAGCTGCTCTTCCAGCAAtgctggccatgacggcgagcgaAACCGTTCATTTACTGCAGTCGAACCCGGACATCTTGACTCAGTGCCGAGACAACATCAAGGCGATGAAGGCTCAGCTAGATCCCCGAAGCGACTGGGTCATGTGCACCAGTGATTCTGAGAATCCCGTGATGCTGCTGGTCCTGAAACCAGACGTTATCAAATCGAGGATGCTGAGTGTGGACGACCAGGAACGTTTGCTCATGGAGTGTGTCGACGAG TCTCTGGCAAATGGAGTCATGATCACCCGACTCAAGACCAGGCCATATGCCCACGCCATCGCAGCCAAGGATGGTGGCTGGCACGCACAGCCAGCCCTCAAGGTCTGTATCGCGTCGGCCCTTTCTAGGAAGGATATCGAAAAGGCGGGGGTGTCGATTCGCCACGCCATCACGAAGGTCATGACCCGCAAGGCTAGCATCAAGCCTGCGTGA